A window from Camelus dromedarius isolate mCamDro1 chromosome 9, mCamDro1.pat, whole genome shotgun sequence encodes these proteins:
- the LRRC8C gene encoding volume-regulated anion channel subunit LRRC8C isoform X3, translating to MQDKIICLPKRVQPSQNHSSVSNVSQAVASTIPLPPPKPSPTNPVTVEMKGLKTDLDLQQYSFINQMCYERALHWYAKYFPYLVLIHTLVFMLCSNFWFKFPGSSSKIEHFISILGKCFDSPWTTRALSEVSGEDSEEKDNRKNNMSRSNTTQSGPEGSLVTSQSLKSIPEKFVVDKSTAGALDKKEGEQAKALFEKVKKFRLHVEEGDILYAMYVRQMVLKVIKFLIIVAYNSALVSKVQFTVDCDVDIQDMTGYKNFSCNHTMAHLFSKLSFCYLCFVSIYGLTCLYTLYWLFYRSLREYSFEYVRQETGIDDIPDVKNDFAFMLHMIDQYDPLYSKRFAVFLSEVSENKLKQLNLNNEWTPDKLRQKLQTNAHNRLELPLIMLSGLPDTVFEITELQSLKLEIIKNVMIPATIAQLDNLQELSLHQCSVKIHSAALSFLKENLKVLSVKFDDMRELPPWMYGLRNLEELYLVGSLSHDISRNVTLESLRDLKSLKILSIKSNVSKIPQAVVDVSSHLQKMCIHNDGTKLVMLNNLKKMTNLTELELVHCDLERIPHAVFSLLSLQELDLKENNLKSIEEIVSFQHLRKLTVLKLWHNSIAYIPEHIKKLTSLERLSFSHNKIEVLPSHLFLCNKIRYLDLSYNDIRFIPPEIGVLQSLQYFSITCNKVESLPDELYFCKKLKTLKIGKNSLSVLSPKIGNLQFLSYLDVKGNHFEILPPELGDCRALKRAGLVVEDALFETLPSDVREQMKTE from the coding sequence ATGCAAGACAAGATAATCTGCCTTCCAAAAAGAGTTCAGCCTTCTCAGAACCACTCTTCTGTTTCAAATGTCTCTCAAGCCGTGGCCAGTACCATCCCACTGCCTCCACCGAAACCGTCTCCTACTAACCCGGTCACAGTGGAAATGAAAGGCCTGAAGACAGACCTGGACCTTCAGCAGTACAGCTTCATTAACCAGATGTGCTACGAGCGAGCCCTCCACTGGTATGCCAAGTACTTCCCTTACCTCGTCCTCATCCACACACTGGTCTTCATGCTCTGCAGCAACTTTTGGTTCAAATTCCCTGGCTCCAGCTCCAAAATCGAGCACTTCATCTCCATCCTGGGGAAGTGTTTTGACTCTCCCTGGACCACGCGGGCTTTATCTGAAGTGTCCGGGGAGGACTCCGAAGAAAAGGACAACAGGAAGAACAACATGAGCAGGTCCAACACCACCCAGTCTGGCCCGGAAGGCAGCCTGGTCACCTCCCAGTCCCTGAAGTCCATTCCTGAGAAGTTTGTGGTCGACAAGTCCACGGCGGGGGCTCTCGATAAGAAGGAGGGTGAGCAAGCCAAGGCCTTATTTGAGAAGGTGAAGAAGTTCAGGCTGCACGTGGAAGAAGGTGACATACTCTACGCAATGTATGTTCGCCAGATGGTACTTAAGGTTATAAAATTCCTAATCATCGTTGCATATAACAGCGCCCTGGTCTCCAAAGTCCAGTTCACAGTGGACTGTGATGTTGACATTCAAGACATGACCGGATACAAAAACTTCTCTTGCAACCACACCATGGCCCATCTGTTCTCGAAGCTCTCCTTCTGCTACCTGTGCTTCGTAAGCATCTATGGACTGACGTGCCTGTATACCTTGTACTGGCTGTTCTACCGTTCTCTGAGGGAGTACTCGTTTGAGTACGTCCGGCAGGAGACTGGAATCGACGACATTCCAGATGTGAAAAATGACTTTGCTTTTATGCTTCATATGATAGATCAGTATGACCCTCTGTATTCCAAGAGATTTGCAGTGTTCCTGTCTGAAGTGAGCGAAAACAAACTGAAGCAGCTGAACTTGAATAACGAGTGGACTCCTGATAAACTGAGGCAGAAGCTGCAGACGAACGCCCATAACCGCCTGGAACTGCCTCTCATCATGCTCTCTGGCCTTCCAGACACTGTTTTTGAAATCACAGAGTTGCAGTCTCTGAAACTTGAAATCATTAAGAACGTAATGATACCAGCCACCATTGCTCAGCTCGACAACCTCCAAGAGCTCTCTCTGCACCAGTGCTCGGTCAAGATCCACAGCGCGGCACTCTCCTTCCTGAAGGAAAACCTCAAGGTCTTGAGCGTCAAGTTTGATGATATGCGGGAGCTGCCCCCCTGGATGTACGGACTCCGGAACCTGGAGGAGCTCTACCTGGTTGGCTCGCTAAGTCATGATATTTCCAGAAACGTTACCCTTGAGTCTCTGCGGGATCTCAAAAGCCTTAAAATTCTCTCCATCAAAAGCAACGTTTCCAAAATCCCGCAGGCAGTGGTGGATGTTTCCAGCCACCTCCAGAAGATGTGCATTCACAACGACGGCACCAAGCTGGTGATGCTCAACAATCTGAAGAAGATGACCAACCTGACTGAGCTGGAGCTGGTCCACTGCGACCTGGAGCGCATTCCTCACGCCGTGTTCAGCCTGCTCAGCCTCCAGGAGTTGGACCTcaaggaaaataatctgaaatctATAGAAGAGATCGTTAGCTTCCAGCACTTGCGAAAGCTGACTGTGCTCAAGCTGTGGCACAACAGTATCGCCTACATCCCAGAGCACATAAAGAAGCTCACCAGCCTGGAGCGCCTGTCCTTCAGCCACAACAAGATAGAGGTGCTGCCTTCCCACCTCTTCCTGTGCAACAAAATCCGATACCTGGACTTGTCCTACAACGACATTCGATTTATCCCACCTGAAATCGGAGTTCTGCAAAGTTTACAGTATTTCTCCATCACTTGTAACAAAGTGGAGAGCCTGCCAGATGAACTCTACTTCTGTAAGAAACTGAAAACTCTGAAGATTGGGAAAAACAGCCTATCAGTACTTTCCCCGAAAATTGGAAATTTACAATTTCTTTCCTACTTAGATGTTAAAGGCAATCACTTTGAAATCCTCCCTCCCGAACTGGGCGACTGCCGGGCTCTGAAGCGAGCTGGCTTAGTTGTAGAAGACGCTCTGTTTGAAACCCTGCCTTCTGATGTCCGGGAGCAGATGAAAACAGAGtaa
- the LRRC8C gene encoding volume-regulated anion channel subunit LRRC8C isoform X1, with translation MIPVTEFRQFSEQQPAFRVLKPWWDVFTDYLSVAMLMIGVFGCTLQVMQDKIICLPKRVQPSQNHSSVSNVSQAVASTIPLPPPKPSPTNPVTVEMKGLKTDLDLQQYSFINQMCYERALHWYAKYFPYLVLIHTLVFMLCSNFWFKFPGSSSKIEHFISILGKCFDSPWTTRALSEVSGEDSEEKDNRKNNMSRSNTTQSGPEGSLVTSQSLKSIPEKFVVDKSTAGALDKKEGEQAKALFEKVKKFRLHVEEGDILYAMYVRQMVLKVIKFLIIVAYNSALVSKVQFTVDCDVDIQDMTGYKNFSCNHTMAHLFSKLSFCYLCFVSIYGLTCLYTLYWLFYRSLREYSFEYVRQETGIDDIPDVKNDFAFMLHMIDQYDPLYSKRFAVFLSEVSENKLKQLNLNNEWTPDKLRQKLQTNAHNRLELPLIMLSGLPDTVFEITELQSLKLEIIKNVMIPATIAQLDNLQELSLHQCSVKIHSAALSFLKENLKVLSVKFDDMRELPPWMYGLRNLEELYLVGSLSHDISRNVTLESLRDLKSLKILSIKSNVSKIPQAVVDVSSHLQKMCIHNDGTKLVMLNNLKKMTNLTELELVHCDLERIPHAVFSLLSLQELDLKENNLKSIEEIVSFQHLRKLTVLKLWHNSIAYIPEHIKKLTSLERLSFSHNKIEVLPSHLFLCNKIRYLDLSYNDIRFIPPEIGVLQSLQYFSITCNKVESLPDELYFCKKLKTLKIGKNSLSVLSPKIGNLQFLSYLDVKGNHFEILPPELGDCRALKRAGLVVEDALFETLPSDVREQMKTE, from the exons ATGATTCCGGTGACAGAATTCCGGCAGTTCTCTGAGCAGCAGCCGGCCTTCCGTGTGCTGAAGCCATGGTGGGACGTGTTCACCGATTACCTGTCGGTGGCCATGCTGATGATCGGCGTATTTGGATGCACTTTGCAG GTCATGCAAGACAAGATAATCTGCCTTCCAAAAAGAGTTCAGCCTTCTCAGAACCACTCTTCTGTTTCAAATGTCTCTCAAGCCGTGGCCAGTACCATCCCACTGCCTCCACCGAAACCGTCTCCTACTAACCCGGTCACAGTGGAAATGAAAGGCCTGAAGACAGACCTGGACCTTCAGCAGTACAGCTTCATTAACCAGATGTGCTACGAGCGAGCCCTCCACTGGTATGCCAAGTACTTCCCTTACCTCGTCCTCATCCACACACTGGTCTTCATGCTCTGCAGCAACTTTTGGTTCAAATTCCCTGGCTCCAGCTCCAAAATCGAGCACTTCATCTCCATCCTGGGGAAGTGTTTTGACTCTCCCTGGACCACGCGGGCTTTATCTGAAGTGTCCGGGGAGGACTCCGAAGAAAAGGACAACAGGAAGAACAACATGAGCAGGTCCAACACCACCCAGTCTGGCCCGGAAGGCAGCCTGGTCACCTCCCAGTCCCTGAAGTCCATTCCTGAGAAGTTTGTGGTCGACAAGTCCACGGCGGGGGCTCTCGATAAGAAGGAGGGTGAGCAAGCCAAGGCCTTATTTGAGAAGGTGAAGAAGTTCAGGCTGCACGTGGAAGAAGGTGACATACTCTACGCAATGTATGTTCGCCAGATGGTACTTAAGGTTATAAAATTCCTAATCATCGTTGCATATAACAGCGCCCTGGTCTCCAAAGTCCAGTTCACAGTGGACTGTGATGTTGACATTCAAGACATGACCGGATACAAAAACTTCTCTTGCAACCACACCATGGCCCATCTGTTCTCGAAGCTCTCCTTCTGCTACCTGTGCTTCGTAAGCATCTATGGACTGACGTGCCTGTATACCTTGTACTGGCTGTTCTACCGTTCTCTGAGGGAGTACTCGTTTGAGTACGTCCGGCAGGAGACTGGAATCGACGACATTCCAGATGTGAAAAATGACTTTGCTTTTATGCTTCATATGATAGATCAGTATGACCCTCTGTATTCCAAGAGATTTGCAGTGTTCCTGTCTGAAGTGAGCGAAAACAAACTGAAGCAGCTGAACTTGAATAACGAGTGGACTCCTGATAAACTGAGGCAGAAGCTGCAGACGAACGCCCATAACCGCCTGGAACTGCCTCTCATCATGCTCTCTGGCCTTCCAGACACTGTTTTTGAAATCACAGAGTTGCAGTCTCTGAAACTTGAAATCATTAAGAACGTAATGATACCAGCCACCATTGCTCAGCTCGACAACCTCCAAGAGCTCTCTCTGCACCAGTGCTCGGTCAAGATCCACAGCGCGGCACTCTCCTTCCTGAAGGAAAACCTCAAGGTCTTGAGCGTCAAGTTTGATGATATGCGGGAGCTGCCCCCCTGGATGTACGGACTCCGGAACCTGGAGGAGCTCTACCTGGTTGGCTCGCTAAGTCATGATATTTCCAGAAACGTTACCCTTGAGTCTCTGCGGGATCTCAAAAGCCTTAAAATTCTCTCCATCAAAAGCAACGTTTCCAAAATCCCGCAGGCAGTGGTGGATGTTTCCAGCCACCTCCAGAAGATGTGCATTCACAACGACGGCACCAAGCTGGTGATGCTCAACAATCTGAAGAAGATGACCAACCTGACTGAGCTGGAGCTGGTCCACTGCGACCTGGAGCGCATTCCTCACGCCGTGTTCAGCCTGCTCAGCCTCCAGGAGTTGGACCTcaaggaaaataatctgaaatctATAGAAGAGATCGTTAGCTTCCAGCACTTGCGAAAGCTGACTGTGCTCAAGCTGTGGCACAACAGTATCGCCTACATCCCAGAGCACATAAAGAAGCTCACCAGCCTGGAGCGCCTGTCCTTCAGCCACAACAAGATAGAGGTGCTGCCTTCCCACCTCTTCCTGTGCAACAAAATCCGATACCTGGACTTGTCCTACAACGACATTCGATTTATCCCACCTGAAATCGGAGTTCTGCAAAGTTTACAGTATTTCTCCATCACTTGTAACAAAGTGGAGAGCCTGCCAGATGAACTCTACTTCTGTAAGAAACTGAAAACTCTGAAGATTGGGAAAAACAGCCTATCAGTACTTTCCCCGAAAATTGGAAATTTACAATTTCTTTCCTACTTAGATGTTAAAGGCAATCACTTTGAAATCCTCCCTCCCGAACTGGGCGACTGCCGGGCTCTGAAGCGAGCTGGCTTAGTTGTAGAAGACGCTCTGTTTGAAACCCTGCCTTCTGATGTCCGGGAGCAGATGAAAACAGAGtaa
- the LRRC8C gene encoding volume-regulated anion channel subunit LRRC8C isoform X2 — translation MWMCLPFLLIQVMQDKIICLPKRVQPSQNHSSVSNVSQAVASTIPLPPPKPSPTNPVTVEMKGLKTDLDLQQYSFINQMCYERALHWYAKYFPYLVLIHTLVFMLCSNFWFKFPGSSSKIEHFISILGKCFDSPWTTRALSEVSGEDSEEKDNRKNNMSRSNTTQSGPEGSLVTSQSLKSIPEKFVVDKSTAGALDKKEGEQAKALFEKVKKFRLHVEEGDILYAMYVRQMVLKVIKFLIIVAYNSALVSKVQFTVDCDVDIQDMTGYKNFSCNHTMAHLFSKLSFCYLCFVSIYGLTCLYTLYWLFYRSLREYSFEYVRQETGIDDIPDVKNDFAFMLHMIDQYDPLYSKRFAVFLSEVSENKLKQLNLNNEWTPDKLRQKLQTNAHNRLELPLIMLSGLPDTVFEITELQSLKLEIIKNVMIPATIAQLDNLQELSLHQCSVKIHSAALSFLKENLKVLSVKFDDMRELPPWMYGLRNLEELYLVGSLSHDISRNVTLESLRDLKSLKILSIKSNVSKIPQAVVDVSSHLQKMCIHNDGTKLVMLNNLKKMTNLTELELVHCDLERIPHAVFSLLSLQELDLKENNLKSIEEIVSFQHLRKLTVLKLWHNSIAYIPEHIKKLTSLERLSFSHNKIEVLPSHLFLCNKIRYLDLSYNDIRFIPPEIGVLQSLQYFSITCNKVESLPDELYFCKKLKTLKIGKNSLSVLSPKIGNLQFLSYLDVKGNHFEILPPELGDCRALKRAGLVVEDALFETLPSDVREQMKTE, via the exons ATGTGGATGTGTTTACCGTTTTTGCTGATACAG GTCATGCAAGACAAGATAATCTGCCTTCCAAAAAGAGTTCAGCCTTCTCAGAACCACTCTTCTGTTTCAAATGTCTCTCAAGCCGTGGCCAGTACCATCCCACTGCCTCCACCGAAACCGTCTCCTACTAACCCGGTCACAGTGGAAATGAAAGGCCTGAAGACAGACCTGGACCTTCAGCAGTACAGCTTCATTAACCAGATGTGCTACGAGCGAGCCCTCCACTGGTATGCCAAGTACTTCCCTTACCTCGTCCTCATCCACACACTGGTCTTCATGCTCTGCAGCAACTTTTGGTTCAAATTCCCTGGCTCCAGCTCCAAAATCGAGCACTTCATCTCCATCCTGGGGAAGTGTTTTGACTCTCCCTGGACCACGCGGGCTTTATCTGAAGTGTCCGGGGAGGACTCCGAAGAAAAGGACAACAGGAAGAACAACATGAGCAGGTCCAACACCACCCAGTCTGGCCCGGAAGGCAGCCTGGTCACCTCCCAGTCCCTGAAGTCCATTCCTGAGAAGTTTGTGGTCGACAAGTCCACGGCGGGGGCTCTCGATAAGAAGGAGGGTGAGCAAGCCAAGGCCTTATTTGAGAAGGTGAAGAAGTTCAGGCTGCACGTGGAAGAAGGTGACATACTCTACGCAATGTATGTTCGCCAGATGGTACTTAAGGTTATAAAATTCCTAATCATCGTTGCATATAACAGCGCCCTGGTCTCCAAAGTCCAGTTCACAGTGGACTGTGATGTTGACATTCAAGACATGACCGGATACAAAAACTTCTCTTGCAACCACACCATGGCCCATCTGTTCTCGAAGCTCTCCTTCTGCTACCTGTGCTTCGTAAGCATCTATGGACTGACGTGCCTGTATACCTTGTACTGGCTGTTCTACCGTTCTCTGAGGGAGTACTCGTTTGAGTACGTCCGGCAGGAGACTGGAATCGACGACATTCCAGATGTGAAAAATGACTTTGCTTTTATGCTTCATATGATAGATCAGTATGACCCTCTGTATTCCAAGAGATTTGCAGTGTTCCTGTCTGAAGTGAGCGAAAACAAACTGAAGCAGCTGAACTTGAATAACGAGTGGACTCCTGATAAACTGAGGCAGAAGCTGCAGACGAACGCCCATAACCGCCTGGAACTGCCTCTCATCATGCTCTCTGGCCTTCCAGACACTGTTTTTGAAATCACAGAGTTGCAGTCTCTGAAACTTGAAATCATTAAGAACGTAATGATACCAGCCACCATTGCTCAGCTCGACAACCTCCAAGAGCTCTCTCTGCACCAGTGCTCGGTCAAGATCCACAGCGCGGCACTCTCCTTCCTGAAGGAAAACCTCAAGGTCTTGAGCGTCAAGTTTGATGATATGCGGGAGCTGCCCCCCTGGATGTACGGACTCCGGAACCTGGAGGAGCTCTACCTGGTTGGCTCGCTAAGTCATGATATTTCCAGAAACGTTACCCTTGAGTCTCTGCGGGATCTCAAAAGCCTTAAAATTCTCTCCATCAAAAGCAACGTTTCCAAAATCCCGCAGGCAGTGGTGGATGTTTCCAGCCACCTCCAGAAGATGTGCATTCACAACGACGGCACCAAGCTGGTGATGCTCAACAATCTGAAGAAGATGACCAACCTGACTGAGCTGGAGCTGGTCCACTGCGACCTGGAGCGCATTCCTCACGCCGTGTTCAGCCTGCTCAGCCTCCAGGAGTTGGACCTcaaggaaaataatctgaaatctATAGAAGAGATCGTTAGCTTCCAGCACTTGCGAAAGCTGACTGTGCTCAAGCTGTGGCACAACAGTATCGCCTACATCCCAGAGCACATAAAGAAGCTCACCAGCCTGGAGCGCCTGTCCTTCAGCCACAACAAGATAGAGGTGCTGCCTTCCCACCTCTTCCTGTGCAACAAAATCCGATACCTGGACTTGTCCTACAACGACATTCGATTTATCCCACCTGAAATCGGAGTTCTGCAAAGTTTACAGTATTTCTCCATCACTTGTAACAAAGTGGAGAGCCTGCCAGATGAACTCTACTTCTGTAAGAAACTGAAAACTCTGAAGATTGGGAAAAACAGCCTATCAGTACTTTCCCCGAAAATTGGAAATTTACAATTTCTTTCCTACTTAGATGTTAAAGGCAATCACTTTGAAATCCTCCCTCCCGAACTGGGCGACTGCCGGGCTCTGAAGCGAGCTGGCTTAGTTGTAGAAGACGCTCTGTTTGAAACCCTGCCTTCTGATGTCCGGGAGCAGATGAAAACAGAGtaa